CGCGCCGGTCGGAGAAGACCGGGATCATGTAGCGCCGCACCGGATCGGCGTAGAAGGCGTCGGTGAGGCCGCCGGGGCCGGCCGGCGTGACGTGCGGCGCGACGGTGTTGAGCATCTGCGGCGGGATCAGCATCGACATGGTGGCCCGCTCGGCCTGGTCACGCGCCAGGTCCGCGTAGAAGCGCTCGTCGAGCAGGTCGCCCATGACGTCGCGCAGCTGCTTGACGTTCTTCACGCAGTGGGACCGCTGCCACTGGGCGCTGGCCCACTGCCGCGGCGTGACGTCCTTCCACCCGGGGAAGCGGGTCCAGTCGGGCTCGGTGAGTTCCCGGCGTTCGTACCGGTACGGCTGCTCGAGCACCGGGGTGTCCCCGGTGGTCTGCGCCGGACGCGCGGCTACCTCAGTCAAGGTCTCCTCCGTAAGCCTTCAGGCGTATTACCGGGCGTGCCCCATGTCCTCTTGTATTAAGTGGATCCTACGCAAGAAAATGCTTCTATTTCAGGTATTCTCAAAAATATTTCCAGAGCCTCGGCGCCGCTGTCCGCGTCCGGCCGGCAGCCGGCCGGACAGGTGGAGCGAACACATGTCAGACAGGAAGGACGTTCCGTGGGAGTGGTGAACGCCCCCAGCTCGCCGATCGGGCTGCACCGCGTGCTCGAGCCGCGGGGGGTGCTGCCGCAGGCCGCCCGGCGCTTGGACGACCGGCCCGAGATCTGGCCGGATGAGGTGCGGGTGCGGGTAGAACGGCTCAACCTGGACGCCGCCTCCTACCGGCAGCTCGCCGACAAGCACGGCGGTGACGGGGACGCGATCCGGGCCGAGGTGCTCCAGATCATCACCGCGCGCGGCAAGATGCACAACCCGGTCACCGGCTCCGGCGGCATGCTCGTCGGCGTCGTCGACGAGGTCGGGCCGGAGTCCCCGCTGGGCCTGCGACCCGGTGACCGCATCGCCACCCTGGTCTCGCTGACCCTGACCCCGCTGCGCGTTACCGACGGGCTGCGCCGCTGGGACGGGCGGTCCGAGCAGGTGCCCACCGAGGGCCACGCCATTCTGTTCGGTCGGTCCATCGCCGCCCAGCTCCCCGACGACCTGCCCACCGAGCTGGCGCTCGCGGTCATGGACGTGTGCGGAGCGCCCGCCCTCACCGCCCGCGTCGTCGGCTCCTACGCGCGCAAGCACCCGGAGAAGGAGCAGGTCCCGAGCGTGGCGGTGATCGGCGCTGCCGGCAAGAGCGGATCGCTCTCGCTGGCTGCCGCCCGGCGCGCGGGCGCCAAGACCCTGATCGCGGTCGTGCCCGAAGAGCGCGAACGCGCCCTGCTCGCGGACACCGGACTCGCGGACGAGATCGTGCTGGCCGACGCCCGCGACCCGGTCGGGCTCATGACCGCCGTTCACGCCGCCGGCGGCCCCGCCGACGTCACCGTCGTGTGCGTCGACGTGCCCGGCTGCGAGCACGGCGCGATCCTCGCCACCGCCGACGCCGGCACCGTTGTCTTCTTCTCGATGGCGACCTCGTTCACCGCCGCCGCGCTGGGTGCGGAGGGGCTGGCGGCCGACGTCACCATGCTGGTCGGCAACGGCTACGTGCCCGGCCACGCCGCCTACGCCCTGGACCTGCTGCGGCACGAGCCCAGAGTCCGGCGCATCTTCGAGCAGCGCCTGGCCGCCGAGGTCTCCGGGAAGTGACACCGCATGGGGTCCAGGCTCGAAGATGGCGGTATGACGAGCTTGACGACCGGACTGATCCTGCTGCGCGGCGGCCGCGTCTACACGCCTGCCGCCCCCGACGCGACCGCCATGGTGGTGCGCGGTGACACCGTCGAGTGGGTGGGCACCGACTCGGCGGCCCAGGTGGCGTACGGGGACGCCGCCGACCAGGTGATCGACCTCGACGGTGCCCTGGTCACGCCCGCCTTCGTGGACGCGCACGTACACCTCACCAGCACCGGGCTCGCGCTCTCGGGCCTGGATCTGGCCGGTTGCCGTTCCCTCGCCGAAGCCCTCGACCGGCTCGCGCGCCACGCCCGCGAGCACCCCGGGGAGGTCATCTGCGGGCAGGGCTGGGATGAGACCGACTGGCCGGAGGGCCGCCCGCCGACCCGGGCCGAGATCGACGCCGCGGCCGGGGACGCGCTGGTGTACCTGAGCCGGGTCGACGTGCACTCGGCGGTGGTCTCCAGCGCGTTGCTCGCCGCCGCGCCCGGGATCCAGCAGGCCGACGGGTACACCGAGGACGGCTGGCTGCGCCGCGAGGCGCACCACATCGCTCGCCGCGTGGCCCGGGACGCGATCACGCCTGGGCAGCGGCGCGTGCTCCAGCGGGCAGCGTTGCGCCGGGCCGCCGAGCTGGGCATCGGCGCCCTGCACGAGTGCGGCGGCCCCGAGATCTCCGGCGAGGACGACTTCACCGACCTGCTCCGGCTGGCCGGCGAGGAGCCCGGGCCGGAGGTGTACGGACTGTGGGGCGAGCTGGGCGCGGTCGACAAGGCCGAGCGGCTGGGCGCGCACGCCGTGGCGGGCGACCTGTGCTGCGACGGGGCGATCGGGTCGCGCACCGCGTACCTGCGTGAGCCGTACGCGGACGCCCCGGACACCCGCGGCGCGCGGTACCTTACCGCCGGCGACGTCGCCGAGCACCTGGTGGCCTGCACCCGCGCCGGCGTCCAGGCCGGGTTCCACGCGATCGGGGACGCCGCCTTGGACGCGGTCGTCGAGGGGTTCGCCAAGGCCGCGCAGGTGGTGGGGGAGGCGGCGCTGGTCGCCGCCCGCCACCGGGTGGAGCACGCCGAGATGGCGGACACGGACCTGATCGCCGCGTTCGCCCGGTACGGGGTCATCGCGAGCGTGCAGCCGGCGTTCGACGCCGCCTGGGGCGGGCCGGACGGCATGTACGCCCGGCGGCTGGGCGCGGAGCGGGCGCTGGCGATGAACCCGTTCGCCGCGCTCGCCGCGGCCGGGGTGCCGCTGGCGTTCGGGTCGGACGCGCCGGTGACCCCGCTGGACCCGTGGGGCGCGATCCGGGCGGCGGTGTACCACCACAACCCGGACCAGCGGATCAGCGCCCGGGCCGCGTTCACCGCGCACACGCGCGGCGGGTGGCGGGCGCTGGGCCGGGACACCGAGGGCGTGCTGCGGCCCGGCGCGCCCGCCACGTACGCGATCTGGCAGGTCGGGGAGCTGGTCGTGCAGGCGCCGGACGAGCGGATCCAGGCGTGGTCGACCGATCCCCGGTCCCGCGTCCCCGGCCTGCCGGACCTGTCGCCCGGCGTGGCACCGCCCCGATGCCTGCGCACGGTCGTGCGCGGCCGCATCGTGTACACGCGCGAAGGAGCGCTGGAGTGAATCCGAAGCTGCGGCTCGACCCCGAGATGGTGCGCAAGGCCCGGCGGCTGGCCGAGCGGGCCGCGCAGCCGGTGGTCGAGCTGGCGAGAACCCACACCACCGTGTCGGTGGAGCGGGCCGTGCTGCGGCTCGCCGGCCTCAGCGGCGCCGACCCCGACGGCACCCCCTGGGTGAACCACCTGGTGGACGCCGTGCGGGCCGACGTGGGCCTGGCGCACGGGGTCGCGTTGCCGGTGTGGGACGCGCTGCTGCGCGGAGGGTACGACGACCTGACCCAGCTCGCGCAGAAGGCGTCCGCCGTGCGGTTCCGGATCCCGGAGGGGGACGCCGCCCGGGAGGCGCGCGCGGCGGCGCGGGCCGCGGTCGCCCGGGGGATCGCGCGGATCGACGCGCGGCGCCGGGAGCGGGAGCGGCTGATCGAGCGGTGGGGTGACCCGCCGCAGCCGTGGATCTACCTGATCGTGGCGACCGGGGACATCTACGAGGACATCCCGCAGGCCAAGGCCGCGGCCCGGGAGGGCGCGGACGTCATCGCGGTGATCCGGTCCACGGGCCAGTCGCTGCTGGACTACGTGCCGGAGGGCGCGACCCGCGAGGGGTACGCGGGCACGTACGCCACCCAGGAGAACTTCCGGCTGATGCGCGCGGCGCTGGACGAGGTGTCGGCGGAGCTGGGCCGGTACGTGCGGCTGACGAACTACGCCTCCGGGCTGTGCATGCCGGAGATCGCGACCCTGGCCGGCCTGGAGCGGCTGGACATGATGCTGAACGACTCGATGTACGGGATCCTGTTCCGGGACATCAACCCGATCCGCACGCTCGTCGACCAGCGGTTCAGCCGGCAGGTGCACGCCCGGGCGGGCATCATCATCAACACCGGCGAGGACAACTACCTCA
This window of the Carbonactinospora thermoautotrophica genome carries:
- the kdd gene encoding L-erythro-3,5-diaminohexanoate dehydrogenase, with amino-acid sequence MGVVNAPSSPIGLHRVLEPRGVLPQAARRLDDRPEIWPDEVRVRVERLNLDAASYRQLADKHGGDGDAIRAEVLQIITARGKMHNPVTGSGGMLVGVVDEVGPESPLGLRPGDRIATLVSLTLTPLRVTDGLRRWDGRSEQVPTEGHAILFGRSIAAQLPDDLPTELALAVMDVCGAPALTARVVGSYARKHPEKEQVPSVAVIGAAGKSGSLSLAAARRAGAKTLIAVVPEERERALLADTGLADEIVLADARDPVGLMTAVHAAGGPADVTVVCVDVPGCEHGAILATADAGTVVFFSMATSFTAAALGAEGLAADVTMLVGNGYVPGHAAYALDLLRHEPRVRRIFEQRLAAEVSGK
- a CDS encoding amidohydrolase, which gives rise to MTSLTTGLILLRGGRVYTPAAPDATAMVVRGDTVEWVGTDSAAQVAYGDAADQVIDLDGALVTPAFVDAHVHLTSTGLALSGLDLAGCRSLAEALDRLARHAREHPGEVICGQGWDETDWPEGRPPTRAEIDAAAGDALVYLSRVDVHSAVVSSALLAAAPGIQQADGYTEDGWLRREAHHIARRVARDAITPGQRRVLQRAALRRAAELGIGALHECGGPEISGEDDFTDLLRLAGEEPGPEVYGLWGELGAVDKAERLGAHAVAGDLCCDGAIGSRTAYLREPYADAPDTRGARYLTAGDVAEHLVACTRAGVQAGFHAIGDAALDAVVEGFAKAAQVVGEAALVAARHRVEHAEMADTDLIAAFARYGVIASVQPAFDAAWGGPDGMYARRLGAERALAMNPFAALAAAGVPLAFGSDAPVTPLDPWGAIRAAVYHHNPDQRISARAAFTAHTRGGWRALGRDTEGVLRPGAPATYAIWQVGELVVQAPDERIQAWSTDPRSRVPGLPDLSPGVAPPRCLRTVVRGRIVYTREGALE
- the kamD gene encoding lysine 5,6-aminomutase subunit alpha; this translates as MNPKLRLDPEMVRKARRLAERAAQPVVELARTHTTVSVERAVLRLAGLSGADPDGTPWVNHLVDAVRADVGLAHGVALPVWDALLRGGYDDLTQLAQKASAVRFRIPEGDAAREARAAARAAVARGIARIDARRRERERLIERWGDPPQPWIYLIVATGDIYEDIPQAKAAAREGADVIAVIRSTGQSLLDYVPEGATREGYAGTYATQENFRLMRAALDEVSAELGRYVRLTNYASGLCMPEIATLAGLERLDMMLNDSMYGILFRDINPIRTLVDQRFSRQVHARAGIIINTGEDNYLTTADAVEAAHTVTVSQLLNEYFAKEAGLADWQLGLGHAFEIDPWLPDSFRLELAHALLARELFPDCPLKWMPPTRHMTGDIFFGYLHDAFFNLAGALTGQGILLVGMMTEAITTPWLSDRDLALQNVRYVLRTAGRLREDFHPAPDGFIAQRARQVLGEAVDLLERIVDHGLLNAIADGTFGLMKRPPEGGKGREGVFAHADGYYNPATELLESTSYEGTRDE